AATCAGAGACTTACTCTACCAAAAAGCAGCGGTAATCTACGGTTATACACTGGAGCTGATGCAAAACGGAAACGAACCTGTAGACCAAGCTGCGGGGATGTTAGGTCCTGATACAGATAACAACTGGGGATTTGATGGAGTCATTTATCTCAATGCATTCTTAACAAAAAAATTCAAAGACCAAATGGCACCAAAACCAGAAGACCAAGTTTTGTTATTGTCTCGGGCCAAACGAACACTCGCAAGATTGTATGGTTCGGGAAAGGCTTCCAAAGGAAAACCTGGCCCTATCGTAGAAATGACTCGCGAATTGTATGATGAGTACAATACCATTTTAGAAGCAATGGGAGGCGAGAAGTAAGGGTTTGCCCAACTACGCTCTTCTCGTCGAATTCGACGGAACACATTTCTATGGTTGGCAGAAACAAAAAAATTTACCAACAGTCCAGGCTGCCATTGAATCTGCACTTTCCATTATCTTAAATAAAAACCCCGCCTCACGATTGTCAGTTGCTGGAAGAACAGATACTGGGGTTCACGGGCTTGGCATGGTATGTAATTTTAAAACAGAATTTCCCATTCCCAACTTTCATAAACTGCTCGTATCCATCAATGCCCTCACTCCCAAAGCGGTTTCTGTCAAAAATGTAATTGAGGTTCCAGCAGAATTTCATTCTAGGTTCAGTTGTACTGGAAGAGAATACATCTACAAAATTTATTACAGTAAATATGAAAGTAGTTTTATAGAAGGTAGGGCCTTCTGGGTCAAACACCATGTCGATTGGGATTTGGTAGAAAACCAACTCACAAACCTTGTGGGAGAAAAAGACTTTCGGTCCCTCACCAAAGCAAAGTCGATGGCGGGTAAACGGGCAGTCAGAGAAATCTTTGACATTCGTTTGGAACGATTGACACCAGATTGGATCCAAATCCGAATCCGGGCAAATGGATTTATGCACAATATGGTTCGTATTACAGTAGGAACTTTACTAGACATCGGGAAGGGACGTTGGAAATCTAGATCCATCGGCTCTATTTTGGAAGAGAAGAACCGTTCGACGGCAGGAATGACACTCCCGCCGGATGGACTCTATTTCGTCCGTGCATATTACGAAGATTATCCGGAAATTCATGAATTGTATCAAATCGCTCTTCCTTAGCCTATTTCTTGCTCTCACTCTTTTTTCCGGTTTTCTTTCTGCACAAACCCTAGAAGAATACAATAAACGCCGGTATGAAATCGGTGGTTGGGTGGGTGCAGCCAATCCTATGCCAGGAACTCCCACAGTTCGTGTGTTAGAGACAACTCTTGGTGGGGGTTTTTATGCCCGGATGCCATGGCCTTGGATTTTTTATACAGAAGTGGGTGGATCCTACGCTGTTTTCCTCTCTAGATCAGAAAGAGCTCTTACTGCCATGCCTCTTTATGCAGCTTTGGCCTATAAAATTCCAATTGAATTGCCCATTCAATTTTTTATCAAAGGTGGTGGTGGGTCATCTTATGTAGTAGCAAGGCCGTCTGATACGGCCCGTTGGAATCCTTCCGCCTTCGCTGGGTTAGAAGCCAGTTTTATTGCTGGTCGTAGGATCCGAATTGGGGTTCGATTGGATTATCACAAGATTTTCGAAACACAACTAGATGTGCCAAACCAATACCGATATCCTCTTTCTAGTCCTTACGACGACCCGCGTTTACAGAATCCTGCAAACTACACCTTGCAGAACGTGGACTTTTTCTATTTCGGTCTAACGGTAGGAGTGTTATTTTAGTGAAGTCGTCATCTCTAAAACTTTTTATCCTAATCCTAAATGTTCTTATTTTTATTCATTGTAAAACCAAACTAGATTTAGGTGAGGAATCAAAACTTCCGGTAATCTCTACTCTATTCAATAACAGAATGTTATTGCTCCTTAAAGGAACATATGCCACTGACAATCCACTCGATTGGGCTGAACTCAATAATGGAACTGGCGATTTGTATGTAGACTCGCAGGGGGATGGACTTGATCCCGTCATGACTTTGGTTAACCAACCCAAAGCAGGAAATGTTCCCATCTTTTTGGATATTGGAGAAGTAAGAATTTCAAGTAAGTATCTGAAAGGTCTGAACGAACTCACACAGATTCGGGATACTGTTGATTCAAATAAATTCTGGGACTATATTGCGCCTAACAGACAAGTATTTTGTACTGTTACCTATTCTTTTGATAACAATACATGCACGGAAAGTAACGGAATTCTAAAAGCGTCTGATTTTTTTAATGGGATTGGTGCGCAGTTTCCTTCCAACGATCCATCCTCACAAACAGAAAGTTGGGAATCGGCATTGTTAACTGGTCAACCATGGCTTGGACGTCAGTATTATTATGCTGCCATTTATTTTCGGTCTCTTGTGACTGGTTATGCCCTTGATGCAGGAATCCCAGTGACAGGTCGTTTTGATAACAGACCCATTGTCAATGGCCTGAACATTGTCCCGCGAAACAACTATGTGGCGGGAACCACATCAGCTGCCAAAAGCAGCATTGTTCCTAAAATGTTTCCTGCTTTGTATACCCAACTCCCGACCCAAGCAGATATGCAAATTCGGGATGGATTTGATCCTTACATCTTAGAAGTAAGAATCAATCTAAAAGAAAATTTGATGTTACACTCTTATCTCACCAGCCGATCAACAGTTGTCACTTATGTGGGTGTGAGTGACATCTTCTTTGACCATAAAGGGGAAGGTGACGCAGGTGGAAATATATTGACAAGGGCCCGAGTCATTTATCCAGAGACGGCATCAAGCCTAACTATTTCTGGAGGCGGGAACTCTTTGTTACATTATTATGGGATCTTTCGCTCGCAAGAAACCGAATTTATTAATGTTTTACCTTTAGCAGCAACCCCTGCCAAACAAGGTGCAAAAATAAAATATCTTAATCCAGGTACTTACAAAGCTGTCTGTTTAGGAGATTTATCTAAACAGGACGGTTACCCGGACACTGTAGTACGAGAGACTACATTTAACATTCCCGAGTATCCGTTCAGACAAACATATAACATTGATTTGACATGCCCCTAGTAAAAAAATAGTTTCTCTTTTCAATTTTACTTTTTCTCTAAAACCGTTTTCGATGAAGTTGGTAAAAGTACCAATGATATGAAAACGATTCTGCTCAAACTACGCACCCTCTTTTCCAAGGATTCCCACCTCCATGGGGAATTGCAGTTTCCAATTCGATACAAACTCCTTCTCATTACCTCGGTTGTTTTGCTGATCTCCATGTCTGGGATCATCTTTTTGGCATCTTATTTTTTTAGAAAGGACAGTGAGGTTCGGGTAAAAGAAAACAATATCAAAATCAATGAAATCCTATCTCTAAAAGTGAAGTCGGATTTACATTCGATGAAACAAGACGTTCATATCACAGCATCTGCCATTCTTAGAAACCCTGGCTCTGCCAATGCGATCGCCAAAGAATTGTTTGAGGAAGACCAAAATTTTCTATTGATCGGTGCTTATGATGCAAGTTTAAATCCAAAATTTGAGGCACTCAACGATGCTTTTTTACAAAAGTATGATTACCAAAAATCAGAAGTGAAAGGATTACTAAAAAATATCCAACCCAAGTTAAAAAAATCTTTTGGTGGAACTACAGTGATCTGGAATGCAAGTCCACATTTTCGCCACCCCATCCTTTGTTTGAGTTTCCCTCTATCGGAATCCAAAGACACGCACACAATACTTGTAACCTTAGTCAAACTTGATAGCCTACTTGATGCCTTCCAAACCTCAGGTCCCGTAGAAACTTTTTTAGTCAGCGAAGATGGAAGTGTACTCGCCCATCCAGATGCCAAAGTTGTTTTATCTGGCATTAACCTTAATGACCTTCCCATTGTAGAAAGGATGAAAAAATCGACAGTGGACAATGGACAATTTCGATATGAAGCCAAAGACGGAGTTTCTTATCTTGGATCTTTCAAAAAACTTGGATTAGGTGGTGTTGGAGTCATATCACAAGTTCGCGAAGCAAAAATATTTGAAGAAGTCAACAATATCCAAAAACGAAATGTTTACATATTAATTGTTTCACTTGCTCTATCTTTTATTGTAGTTTATGTTTTTGCAAAATCTTTATCAACACCCATTTTAAAATTGGTGGACGCTTCGGAAGAAATCAGAAGGGGAAATTACCATATTGAACTTCATGCTACCACACATGACGAAATTGGAACGTTGACCAAATCGTTTGTGAGTATGGGACGAGGATTAGAAGAACGGGAAAAACTAAAAGATTCCTTTGGTCGATTTGTGAACCAAGACATTGCTGAATTAGCAGCCAAAGGGCGACTCTCCATTGGGGGTCAAAGAAAATATTGTACAATTTTTTTCTCAGACATTCGAAGTTTTACTGCGATTTCAGAGAAACTACAGCCGGAAGAAGTTGTGGAATTTTTGAATCAGTACATGACAGAGATGGTGAAATGTGTACAAGAAACAGGAGGGACGGTAGATAAGTTTATCGGAGATGCCATCATGGCAACTTGGGGAGCCCTTCGCGATCATAAACAACATGCAAAGTCCTCCATTGAAGCAGCTTTAAGAATGCGGGATAAACTCATCGAGTTCAATAAAGGTAGGGGAACTGTCAAAAAACCCATCATCCAAATTGGCTGCGGAATTAATACTGGTTATGTGATCGCAGGACAAATCGGAAGCGCCGATAAAATGGAATACACTGTCATTGGAGATTCGGTTAACCTTGCTTCTCGAGTTGAATCTCTCAATAAAGAAACCCATACGGATATTCTCATCACAGAAACAACATACCAAGAAATAAAATCTGACTATCATGTCATTAGTATGGGAGAAATTGAGTTAAAAGGTAAATCCAAAGCTCAAAAAGTATATGCCGTGCTTGGAAGAAAATCTGATCCCAATTACCCAAAAAACTTAAGCGAACTGCAAAAGTTAGTTGGAATTACAGTTGTGAAGAAGGGGAAAAAATGAATTTAGACAAACGAGACCGACTCGTCTTATTCACCCTTTTAGGTGTTGCTATCCTTTTTTCTATTTTGTTTTATTTAGATTTGAATCGAAAAATTGGAATTGGAGATCGCGAAGTAGTAGGAACCATATTTTTCAAAAACAATATTGTTCAAAGAAAATTTGAAGATGAAGTAATTTGGGAAAAATTAGAAAACAATAGCCCACTCACAAACAAAGACACAATCCGTTCGGAAGCATTTTCTGATGCACTCATCCGCCTGAAAGATGGAACAGAAATCAATATTGATGAAAACTCAATGTTTAACTTAGATTTGACTGGAGAAGAACCAAACCTTGAGTTTAGTGAAGGTTCATTAGAAGTTAAAAAAAATGATTCCAAACCAAATCAAATTAAGATCACAAGCTCAGGTAGTGAAATTAATGTGGATTCAGGGAATGTAAAAATAGAAAAAACAAAAGAACGAGAACTTAGTTTATTTGTTGAAAAAGGGAAAACTACAGTCAAACACCAAGACGGAAAGTCTGTTTCTGTAGAAGAGGGCAAAAAAGCGGAATTCAAAAAAACAGGAATCGAAATTAAAAAAATTCCTGTCGTTTTGATTTCTCCAACTTCTCAAAAGTTATTTTATGCTGAGCCAGACGAAGTATCTGTTCTTTTCCAATGGAAAACTGAATCCGGGTACGGAGACCCTGTTTTGGAAATTTCCAGGTCACCTAACTTTCAAATGACGTTAATCAATGAAAAAGTAGAAGGTAACCAAAGTTCATTTCGACTAAAAGAAGGAACTTTTTATTGGAGATTAAAAGTTAAAAACAAAGTCGATTCAGGAATAGAATTTAGCGAAACAGGTAAGTTCTTTGTTACAAAACTGGAGTCCTTCCAAGGAGAATCGCCTGAGTCGGGATCTATCATTCCTTTTGTTCAAACCTTTCCACTCGTAACTCTTAGTTGGACAAAACTCACAACTGCCAACTCTTACCAGCTGATTGTATCCAACTCGCCTAAACTCACAAATCCAATCAAACAATTGGAAACCACTGCCAATCAAATTTCTTATGATGATTTAAAAGAGGGAACCTATTATTGGAAGGTAATTGCCAAGTCTTCCTTTTCGGATACAAAAGATAGAAGTAGCCAAGTCCAATCTTTTATTATCAAAAAACAAAATACGGTTCCAACACCGAAATGGATGAGACCTGCTAACGGATCGGAAATTTCATTGGATGAGATCAAACAAAACCAGGCTATTTTGATTTGGGATGGAAATGCAGAATTAAAATCTTATCAGTTGAAAATTGCAAAAGATTCCAAAATGACATCAATTGTTTTTACAGAAGAAACAGCTTCCAATTTTCTTGTACCCAACTGGAACAGTTTAGGAAAAGGAACTTTCTTTGCAACAGTCACAGGAAAATCAAAAGAAGGAAAAGAGACAGAAACTTCTGCCCCTCTCAGTTTTACCGTGGTGGACCAGAAGAAAAAACTAGATCCTGTCGAAGAAATTACATCTAATAAGCCAGATCAAAAATTAGATCCTAAACTGGAAATGATGTCTCCGAATGGAACAATTGTTCAGATGAAAGGAAAATCCAGTTTGGATTTCCAATGGAAAGTAACAGGTGTTACGGGAGAACGATATGATTTGGTATTGTATCAACATAGTGGAGACAAAAAAACAGCCATCTACAAAATTACAACCAAAGATTCCAAACATAGTTTAAAAGATTTAAGTATCCTTGATGAAGGATCTTTTTCCTGGGATTTAAGTGTTTATAAAGATACAACTTTGTTATTTTCTAAAAAAGGAAGTTTTATCTTAGCTTTAGATCAATTTAAGTCTTTGAAACCTTCTGATATTGAATTCATTTCTCCAAAACGCTTGTATAAAGAAAAAAGATGAAACTAAATACAAAACATTTTATCATTATCTTTTGGTTTGTTTCTTTTTCCGTTGGAGCACAAGACGGAACTAAACTCATCGCATGGAAACCAATACCCGATGCAAATGGTTACCAAATCCAAATCAAAGAAAAAACTGGGAAAGTTGTGATTGATAAAAAAATCGAAACACCATTCCACTCTATTGAAGAACTCCCATCTGGTGTTTATCTTGTCCGAACTGCACCCTTAAACCTCTTCAAAAAACCAGCGGTTTGGTCTGTTTGGAAAGATTTAGAAGTCATTATCTCTGAACCACCCAAAGTTGTCATTGAAGACGAAAAACCTATCATCCTTCCAAAATCAGAATCTAAAGATGAAAAAACCATTTCAAACATAACGATCGAAGGGGAACATTTTTTAGATGCAACGAAAGTGGATCTGACAAAAAAAGAAGAGTCTCTTCCTATCCTTAGTAAAGAAGTAAAATCACCAGAAAGAATTGATCTGAAAGTTGATACTACTGATGCAAAGTCTGGGCCATATGATTTGACAGTAACCAACCCTTACCAAAAACCAAAAGTAGTTTCTAATTTTGTAAAAGTAGAAGAACCA
This genomic stretch from Leptospira meyeri harbors:
- the truA gene encoding tRNA pseudouridine(38-40) synthase TruA, translating into MPNYALLVEFDGTHFYGWQKQKNLPTVQAAIESALSIILNKNPASRLSVAGRTDTGVHGLGMVCNFKTEFPIPNFHKLLVSINALTPKAVSVKNVIEVPAEFHSRFSCTGREYIYKIYYSKYESSFIEGRAFWVKHHVDWDLVENQLTNLVGEKDFRSLTKAKSMAGKRAVREIFDIRLERLTPDWIQIRIRANGFMHNMVRITVGTLLDIGKGRWKSRSIGSILEEKNRSTAGMTLPPDGLYFVRAYYEDYPEIHELYQIALP
- a CDS encoding LIC11270 family surface protein — its product is MKSSSLKLFILILNVLIFIHCKTKLDLGEESKLPVISTLFNNRMLLLLKGTYATDNPLDWAELNNGTGDLYVDSQGDGLDPVMTLVNQPKAGNVPIFLDIGEVRISSKYLKGLNELTQIRDTVDSNKFWDYIAPNRQVFCTVTYSFDNNTCTESNGILKASDFFNGIGAQFPSNDPSSQTESWESALLTGQPWLGRQYYYAAIYFRSLVTGYALDAGIPVTGRFDNRPIVNGLNIVPRNNYVAGTTSAAKSSIVPKMFPALYTQLPTQADMQIRDGFDPYILEVRINLKENLMLHSYLTSRSTVVTYVGVSDIFFDHKGEGDAGGNILTRARVIYPETASSLTISGGGNSLLHYYGIFRSQETEFINVLPLAATPAKQGAKIKYLNPGTYKAVCLGDLSKQDGYPDTVVRETTFNIPEYPFRQTYNIDLTCP
- a CDS encoding adenylate/guanylate cyclase domain-containing protein — translated: MKTILLKLRTLFSKDSHLHGELQFPIRYKLLLITSVVLLISMSGIIFLASYFFRKDSEVRVKENNIKINEILSLKVKSDLHSMKQDVHITASAILRNPGSANAIAKELFEEDQNFLLIGAYDASLNPKFEALNDAFLQKYDYQKSEVKGLLKNIQPKLKKSFGGTTVIWNASPHFRHPILCLSFPLSESKDTHTILVTLVKLDSLLDAFQTSGPVETFLVSEDGSVLAHPDAKVVLSGINLNDLPIVERMKKSTVDNGQFRYEAKDGVSYLGSFKKLGLGGVGVISQVREAKIFEEVNNIQKRNVYILIVSLALSFIVVYVFAKSLSTPILKLVDASEEIRRGNYHIELHATTHDEIGTLTKSFVSMGRGLEEREKLKDSFGRFVNQDIAELAAKGRLSIGGQRKYCTIFFSDIRSFTAISEKLQPEEVVEFLNQYMTEMVKCVQETGGTVDKFIGDAIMATWGALRDHKQHAKSSIEAALRMRDKLIEFNKGRGTVKKPIIQIGCGINTGYVIAGQIGSADKMEYTVIGDSVNLASRVESLNKETHTDILITETTYQEIKSDYHVISMGEIELKGKSKAQKVYAVLGRKSDPNYPKNLSELQKLVGITVVKKGKK
- a CDS encoding FecR domain-containing protein — encoded protein: MNLDKRDRLVLFTLLGVAILFSILFYLDLNRKIGIGDREVVGTIFFKNNIVQRKFEDEVIWEKLENNSPLTNKDTIRSEAFSDALIRLKDGTEINIDENSMFNLDLTGEEPNLEFSEGSLEVKKNDSKPNQIKITSSGSEINVDSGNVKIEKTKERELSLFVEKGKTTVKHQDGKSVSVEEGKKAEFKKTGIEIKKIPVVLISPTSQKLFYAEPDEVSVLFQWKTESGYGDPVLEISRSPNFQMTLINEKVEGNQSSFRLKEGTFYWRLKVKNKVDSGIEFSETGKFFVTKLESFQGESPESGSIIPFVQTFPLVTLSWTKLTTANSYQLIVSNSPKLTNPIKQLETTANQISYDDLKEGTYYWKVIAKSSFSDTKDRSSQVQSFIIKKQNTVPTPKWMRPANGSEISLDEIKQNQAILIWDGNAELKSYQLKIAKDSKMTSIVFTEETASNFLVPNWNSLGKGTFFATVTGKSKEGKETETSAPLSFTVVDQKKKLDPVEEITSNKPDQKLDPKLEMMSPNGTIVQMKGKSSLDFQWKVTGVTGERYDLVLYQHSGDKKTAIYKITTKDSKHSLKDLSILDEGSFSWDLSVYKDTTLLFSKKGSFILALDQFKSLKPSDIEFISPKRLYKEKR